A genomic window from Leptolyngbya sp. BL0902 includes:
- a CDS encoding UPF0182 family protein, whose translation MLKDAKHWLSAYWPWCVLSIAGLLTVDAGIRLLAEHLWFVEVNYVEVFWLRLRSQLLLGLVPIGLTLLFTWGNLALADRTTPLPPPPERASKTQGLDLRGVLLLSGLLSFLVGLQVVYQGQLVANFWRETTTLYQSSSPLPLWPTLQLFWVISEILLTQPWLIGALGISTVAFVVYPRQLGRLAAGLMSLGCGLILAQQWPTVLLAFDPVAFNETEPIFKRDIGFYIFQLPLLNLVEFWLIGILFFTFVVVCLVYLLRGGTLSRGRFYGFSASQQQHLYTLAGLLFVITSFSHWLGRYDILYSQEGVVYGAGYTHVHVLLPVNGVLMLLTLGLGLVFLWRGLLWRPSYFNPLGKVSRRQSRIWGWFDLGCTSLLVNGISLYLVLALVGLVLAPAVVQRLVVQPNELQRERPYITNSIALTRAAFDLEAIDSEPFDPSGDLTVEDLERNDLTLENIRLWDTRPLLESNRQLQQIRLYYEFKDADFDRYSILNQERRSERRQVMISARELNYERVPDIAKTWVNEHLVYTHGFGFTLSPVNTAGPDGLPVYFVRGIENIPSSEEVRQSIPIGDPRLYFGELTDTYIMTNTKVLELDYPSGNENIYTTYLGRGGIPLDGPWRRLLFARYLKDWRMLFTEDFTPDTRLLFRRNIAERVRTIAPFLRFDTDPYLVTVDIGGQSRQWGTGIAHGSAPPEQVDLQAFRDRDPSFIQSNFNTQTGENYLYWIIDAYTVSSRYPYSDPGDKTFNYIRNSVKVVVDAFNGSVSFFVAEPDDPIIQAWSGLLPGMFEPLTAMPEDLHAHIRYPQDLFSVQADALMTYHMTDPQVFYNREDQWRAPTEIYASETQQVEPYYLIMKLPEEDNEEFILLRLFTPAQRNNLVAWLAARSDGDRYGRRLLYRFPKQELVFGPEQIEARINQDPEISQRISLWDTQGSRAQQGNLLVIPIEQSLLYVEPLYLVAEQNQLPTLTRVIMVYRNRIAMAPTLADVLSAIFLEEPPPTLPILRELEEELPDNVLPASPSEGDDAGALSVELLSANGSLAPTAQPR comes from the coding sequence ATGCTGAAGGATGCAAAACACTGGCTGTCGGCCTACTGGCCTTGGTGCGTCCTATCGATAGCGGGGCTGTTGACCGTGGATGCGGGCATTCGCTTGCTGGCGGAGCATCTGTGGTTTGTGGAGGTGAACTATGTGGAGGTGTTTTGGCTGCGGCTGCGGTCTCAACTGCTGCTGGGACTGGTTCCCATTGGCCTGACGCTGCTCTTTACCTGGGGCAACCTAGCCCTGGCCGACCGGACGACGCCCCTGCCGCCGCCCCCAGAGCGAGCCTCGAAAACCCAAGGATTAGACCTGCGGGGAGTGCTGCTGCTGTCGGGGCTGCTGAGCTTTTTGGTGGGGCTGCAAGTGGTCTATCAAGGGCAACTGGTCGCCAACTTTTGGCGTGAAACCACAACGCTCTACCAATCCAGTTCACCCCTACCCCTGTGGCCCACGCTGCAACTGTTTTGGGTCATCAGCGAAATTTTGCTGACCCAGCCTTGGCTGATTGGGGCACTAGGGATCAGTACGGTGGCCTTCGTGGTCTACCCCCGGCAGTTGGGGCGGCTGGCAGCGGGGCTAATGAGCCTGGGTTGTGGCCTGATTTTGGCCCAGCAGTGGCCGACGGTGCTATTGGCCTTTGATCCTGTGGCTTTCAACGAAACGGAGCCCATTTTTAAGCGGGACATTGGCTTCTACATCTTTCAACTACCGCTGCTGAATTTGGTGGAATTTTGGCTGATTGGGATCCTTTTTTTCACCTTTGTGGTCGTTTGCCTGGTCTATCTCCTGCGGGGAGGAACCCTAAGCCGGGGTCGGTTCTACGGCTTTTCCGCCTCCCAGCAGCAGCATCTCTATACCCTGGCGGGGCTCCTGTTTGTCATTACCAGCTTTAGCCACTGGTTAGGCCGCTACGACATCCTTTATTCCCAGGAGGGCGTAGTTTATGGGGCAGGCTATACCCATGTCCATGTGCTGCTGCCCGTCAACGGGGTGCTGATGCTGCTAACCCTGGGCCTGGGCCTGGTGTTTCTGTGGCGGGGGCTGCTGTGGCGACCCAGCTACTTCAATCCCCTAGGTAAGGTATCGCGACGGCAGAGCCGCATCTGGGGCTGGTTTGATCTGGGCTGCACCAGTTTGCTGGTCAACGGTATTAGCCTGTACCTGGTGCTGGCCCTGGTGGGGTTGGTGTTGGCTCCGGCGGTGGTGCAGCGGTTGGTGGTGCAGCCCAATGAATTGCAGCGGGAACGCCCCTACATTACCAACTCCATCGCCCTGACGCGGGCCGCCTTTGACCTAGAGGCAATTGATTCAGAACCCTTTGACCCCAGCGGCGACCTGACGGTGGAGGATTTAGAACGCAATGATTTGACCCTAGAAAATATTCGCCTGTGGGATACGCGCCCGCTGCTGGAAAGTAACCGCCAGCTTCAGCAAATCCGGCTGTACTACGAGTTTAAAGACGCCGACTTCGACCGCTACAGCATCCTCAACCAAGAGCGCCGCTCGGAACGGCGACAGGTGATGATCTCAGCGCGGGAACTCAACTACGAACGGGTGCCCGACATCGCCAAAACCTGGGTGAACGAGCACCTGGTCTACACCCACGGCTTTGGCTTCACCCTCAGCCCCGTCAACACCGCTGGCCCCGATGGTCTACCTGTCTACTTTGTACGCGGGATTGAAAACATTCCCAGCAGCGAGGAGGTGCGCCAGAGTATCCCCATCGGCGATCCGCGCCTGTATTTTGGGGAACTCACCGACACCTACATCATGACCAACACCAAGGTGCTAGAGCTGGACTACCCCAGCGGCAACGAAAACATCTACACCACCTACCTGGGGCGGGGGGGCATTCCGTTAGATGGCCCCTGGCGACGGCTGCTGTTTGCCCGCTATCTCAAAGATTGGCGGATGCTATTCACCGAAGACTTTACGCCCGATACCCGCCTGCTGTTTCGCCGCAACATTGCTGAACGAGTTCGCACTATCGCTCCGTTCCTGCGGTTTGATACCGACCCTTACCTGGTAACGGTAGATATTGGCGGCCAATCCCGCCAGTGGGGCACCGGAATCGCCCACGGCAGCGCCCCGCCCGAACAGGTCGATCTCCAAGCCTTTCGGGATCGCGATCCCAGCTTTATCCAGTCCAACTTCAATACCCAAACCGGGGAAAACTACCTGTATTGGATCATCGACGCCTACACCGTCAGTAGCCGCTACCCCTACTCCGATCCGGGCGACAAGACCTTCAACTACATCCGCAACTCGGTCAAAGTGGTGGTAGATGCCTTTAACGGATCCGTTTCCTTCTTTGTGGCAGAGCCCGACGACCCCATCATCCAGGCCTGGAGCGGCCTATTGCCCGGTATGTTCGAGCCTCTAACCGCTATGCCGGAGGATCTCCATGCCCACATCCGCTACCCCCAGGACTTATTCTCGGTGCAGGCCGATGCCTTGATGACCTACCATATGACCGACCCCCAGGTGTTCTACAACCGGGAAGATCAGTGGCGTGCCCCCACCGAAATCTACGCCAGCGAAACCCAGCAGGTGGAACCCTACTACCTGATCATGAAACTGCCTGAGGAGGACAACGAAGAATTTATCCTGCTGCGGCTGTTTACCCCGGCCCAGCGCAATAATCTTGTGGCTTGGCTGGCGGCGAGGTCAGATGGCGACCGCTATGGACGACGCCTACTCTATCGCTTCCCCAAACAGGAACTTGTCTTTGGCCCCGAGCAAATCGAAGCCCGCATCAACCAAGACCCAGAAATCTCCCAGCGCATCTCCCTCTGGGATACCCAAGGATCCCGGGCGCAGCAGGGCAACCTCCTCGTCATCCCCATCGAGCAGTCGTTGCTTTACGTCGAACCCCTCTACTTGGTGGCCGAACAAAACCAGCTGCCCACCCTCACGCGGGTGATCATGGTCTACCGCAACCGCATCGCCATGGCCCCCACACTGGCCGATGTGCTGTCCGCCATTTTCCTGGAAGAACCGCCCCCCACCTTGCCCATCCTGCGGGAACTGGAAGAGGAATTACCTGACAATGTTCTCCCCGCTTCGCCCTCAGAGGGAGACGACGCAGGTGCTCTTTCTGTAGAACTACTATCGGCTAATGGTTCCTTGGCCCCCACAGCTCAGCCTCGTTAA
- the fabG gene encoding 3-oxoacyl-[acyl-carrier-protein] reductase: MAAQQLEGQVALVTGASRGIGRAVALALAAEGAKVVVNYARSSTAAEEIVAQITAEGGQALALQADVSQADQVDALISQTLEAFGRIDILVNNAGITRDTLLLRMKLEDWQAVIDLNLTGVFLCTKAVAKGMLKQRSGRIINIASVAGQMGNPGQANYSAAKAGVIGFTKTVAKEMSSRGVTVNAVAPGFIETDMTGDLPNTEDILKFIPLGRFGKPEDIAGMVRFLAADPAAAYITGQVFNVDGGMVMA; the protein is encoded by the coding sequence ATGGCAGCACAACAGCTTGAGGGACAGGTTGCACTGGTCACGGGGGCATCCCGGGGAATTGGTCGCGCCGTGGCGTTGGCCCTAGCGGCGGAAGGGGCCAAGGTAGTCGTGAACTACGCCCGATCCTCCACCGCCGCCGAGGAAATTGTGGCCCAAATTACCGCTGAGGGTGGCCAAGCCCTGGCCCTGCAAGCGGATGTCTCCCAGGCCGATCAGGTCGATGCGCTGATCAGTCAAACCCTAGAAGCCTTTGGCCGCATTGATATTTTGGTGAACAACGCAGGTATCACCCGCGACACCCTGCTGCTGCGGATGAAGCTAGAGGACTGGCAGGCGGTGATCGACCTCAACCTCACCGGGGTGTTCCTCTGCACCAAGGCTGTGGCTAAGGGGATGCTGAAGCAGCGCTCTGGGCGGATTATCAACATTGCTTCGGTGGCGGGGCAAATGGGCAACCCCGGACAGGCTAACTACAGTGCCGCCAAGGCCGGGGTGATCGGCTTCACCAAAACCGTGGCTAAGGAGATGTCCAGCCGAGGCGTCACCGTCAACGCCGTGGCTCCGGGCTTCATTGAAACCGACATGACGGGCGACCTGCCCAACACCGAAGATATCCTCAAGTTCATTCCCCTAGGGCGCTTTGGCAAACCCGAAGACATCGCAGGCATGGTGCGCTTCCTCGCCGCCGACCCCGCCGCCGCCTACATCACCGGGCAGGTCTTCAATGTCGATGGCGGCATGGTGATGGCCTAG
- a CDS encoding extracellular solute-binding protein, whose protein sequence is MHRRTFLASTVGVTLASLAAGCQRWPSGSLVLATLTGSVPGQLVQAFQRQIQSSSGDQVSVVARDSLLELYGLLQTWHGTTQANPAPSTAPPIAAQWVTQADTWLAPAIQQELIQPITTDTLERWPQLPDTWPALVRRNAQGLPDAAGEVWGIPYRWTPLAILYDRRTLGARVAPVQGWADLLRPEWNQRLMLPNDERLVIGLALKALNLSANTLDLATIPELDAFLTQLHRQVRWYNATQSLKALIIGDAAAIVGWLDALLPVAQRYRHLTLAIPTEGTLASADLWVQPSAAPAPSPLAIDWLNFCLSDSFTEQMAIYSQGLTPWHWKAASSELPPAFQSAADLIRSLDGLAQSEFLSPLPNDAQAQYADLWQRLRTG, encoded by the coding sequence ATGCATCGTCGCACGTTCTTGGCGAGTACCGTTGGTGTTACCCTGGCGAGTCTGGCGGCAGGCTGTCAGCGCTGGCCGTCTGGCTCTCTGGTGCTGGCCACGTTGACGGGGTCTGTGCCAGGGCAGTTAGTGCAAGCCTTTCAGCGCCAAATCCAGTCTTCCTCTGGGGATCAAGTCTCGGTGGTGGCTAGAGATTCCCTGTTAGAACTCTATGGCCTGCTGCAAACCTGGCATGGGACGACTCAGGCCAATCCAGCCCCTTCCACGGCCCCTCCCATAGCGGCCCAATGGGTGACGCAGGCCGATACTTGGCTGGCCCCCGCTATTCAGCAGGAATTGATCCAGCCCATCACCACCGACACCCTAGAGCGCTGGCCTCAACTGCCGGATACCTGGCCTGCCCTAGTGCGCCGCAATGCCCAAGGGTTGCCCGATGCCGCAGGTGAGGTGTGGGGGATTCCCTACCGCTGGACCCCGCTGGCTATCCTCTATGACCGTCGTACCCTGGGGGCTAGGGTTGCTCCAGTACAGGGCTGGGCCGATCTTCTGCGCCCAGAGTGGAACCAGCGGTTGATGCTGCCCAACGACGAGCGCCTGGTGATTGGTTTGGCCCTCAAAGCCTTGAACCTCTCGGCCAATACCCTCGATTTGGCAACCATCCCTGAACTAGACGCCTTTCTTACCCAACTCCATCGCCAGGTGCGCTGGTATAACGCCACCCAAAGCCTCAAAGCCTTGATCATAGGAGATGCTGCCGCTATCGTTGGCTGGCTCGATGCCCTGCTGCCCGTAGCCCAGCGCTACCGCCACCTCACCCTAGCCATTCCCACCGAGGGCACCCTCGCCAGCGCCGATCTGTGGGTGCAGCCCAGCGCCGCCCCAGCCCCCAGCCCCCTCGCGATAGACTGGCTCAACTTTTGCCTCAGCGATTCGTTCACTGAGCAAATGGCCATCTACAGCCAAGGACTCACCCCTTGGCACTGGAAGGCAGCGTCCTCGGAACTGCCCCCTGCCTTTCAATCGGCGGCAGACTTGATCCGCAGCCTAGATGGCCTCGCCCAAAGCGAGTTTCTCTCGCCCCTGCCCAACGATGCCCAAGCTCAATACGCCGATCTCTGGCAGCGCCTCAGAACGGGATAG
- a CDS encoding DUF2283 domain-containing protein yields the protein MAVASYQEAQSYLNVLPLLHDLPKQPFFMVYDDEADVLYIDFHYPPQSAEDSELTDENIVIRYNGANAIIGLTVLNASQR from the coding sequence ATGGCCGTAGCTAGCTATCAAGAGGCGCAATCCTATCTGAATGTCTTGCCCCTGCTCCATGATTTGCCTAAACAGCCCTTTTTTATGGTTTATGATGACGAAGCTGATGTGCTTTATATCGACTTTCATTACCCCCCCCAATCCGCAGAGGATAGTGAGCTAACTGACGAAAATATTGTAATTCGCTACAACGGGGCTAATGCCATCATTGGGCTGACAGTGCTCAACGCCAGTCAGCGGTAA
- a CDS encoding DUF4336 domain-containing protein has translation MTVAPASSRSHDTAWPFWPLVPLYPYGQRPTLRTEVVKDTVWTFDQFQGIFYVVVPIRMTVVRLDPRGLLVYSPVAPTAECVRLLRELEDRHGPVRHIILSTVTGIEHKVFVGPFARRFPQAQVYVTPNQWSFPLNLPLPWLGLPADRTQLLPQDCSRLPFADQVDCAILPPIPLGLGPFGETACFHRPSRTLMVTDALVSIPAEPPAIVQLNPFPLLFHAKDSPTDAIVDTPENRRKGWQRIALFAFYFRPSSLEVATTGEMFREAKQAPDRSRQNYFGLYPFRWQANWPASFNALHNQGKLSVAPILKTLIFNRGPREVMDWAKQITTWQFERVIPAHMDAPIAANPQEVLAAFDFLRPGAALHSPMGDADTQLLRDIDAGLTQRGISRPSQVLQTGD, from the coding sequence ATGACCGTCGCTCCTGCTTCGTCCCGTTCCCATGACACCGCTTGGCCCTTTTGGCCCCTGGTGCCCCTCTATCCCTACGGCCAGCGGCCCACCCTGCGTACCGAGGTGGTCAAAGATACGGTGTGGACCTTTGACCAATTCCAGGGCATTTTCTACGTGGTGGTGCCGATTCGGATGACGGTGGTGCGGCTAGATCCCCGTGGCCTGCTGGTCTATTCTCCAGTGGCTCCGACGGCAGAATGCGTTCGCCTGCTGCGGGAACTGGAGGATCGCCACGGCCCGGTACGCCACATTATTTTGTCCACCGTGACGGGGATTGAGCACAAGGTTTTTGTTGGCCCCTTTGCCCGCCGTTTCCCCCAGGCCCAGGTTTACGTCACCCCCAACCAGTGGAGCTTCCCGCTTAATTTGCCCCTGCCCTGGCTGGGTTTGCCTGCGGATCGCACCCAGCTCTTGCCCCAGGACTGTTCTCGTCTGCCCTTTGCCGACCAGGTGGATTGCGCCATTCTGCCCCCCATTCCCCTTGGCCTTGGCCCCTTTGGGGAAACCGCCTGCTTCCATCGCCCCAGCCGGACGCTGATGGTGACGGATGCCCTGGTGTCCATTCCCGCCGAGCCCCCCGCCATTGTGCAGCTCAACCCTTTTCCGCTGCTGTTCCACGCCAAGGACAGCCCCACCGATGCCATCGTGGATACGCCGGAAAACCGTCGCAAAGGCTGGCAGCGCATCGCCCTATTCGCCTTCTACTTTCGGCCCAGCAGTTTGGAAGTGGCCACCACCGGGGAAATGTTCCGCGAAGCCAAGCAAGCCCCGGATCGCTCTCGCCAAAACTACTTCGGCCTCTACCCCTTCCGCTGGCAAGCCAACTGGCCCGCCTCGTTCAACGCCCTGCACAACCAAGGCAAACTCTCCGTCGCCCCCATCCTCAAAACCCTGATTTTTAACCGAGGGCCAAGGGAAGTAATGGACTGGGCCAAACAAATCACCACCTGGCAGTTTGAACGGGTGATTCCGGCCCACATGGACGCCCCCATCGCCGCCAATCCGCAGGAAGTCCTCGCGGCGTTCGACTTTCTACGGCCTGGTGCTGCTCTCCATTCCCCCATGGGCGACGCCGACACCCAACTTTTGCGCGACATTGATGCAGGACTAACCCAACGGGGCATTTCTCGGCCCAGCCAGGTGCTTCAGACAGGCGACTAA
- the rsmI gene encoding 16S rRNA (cytidine(1402)-2'-O)-methyltransferase, which yields MPDAAPSDPKPGYLYVVGTPLGNLEDMTFRAVRILQSVDLIAAEDTRHTGKLLQHFQITTPQISYHEHNRQSRLGEVLHHLQERQHSVALVSDAGMPGISDPGYELVAACVEADIPVVPIPGPTAAMTALCVSGQPTDRFVFEGFLPLKGTGRTARLEAIQREDRTVILYEAPHKLVKTLADLQERLGPARPITLGRELTKRFEEFWRGTLAEALAHYQTQDPKGEFTVIIQGAPQGEITLTDDALRTELERLIRQGLSRADASRQLAQATGQPKKRIYQLSLELDV from the coding sequence ATGCCTGACGCCGCACCATCGGATCCAAAGCCGGGATATCTCTACGTGGTGGGGACGCCCCTCGGCAACCTGGAGGACATGACCTTTCGGGCCGTGCGTATCCTGCAATCGGTGGATTTGATTGCGGCGGAGGACACCCGCCACACGGGCAAGCTGCTGCAACATTTTCAGATCACCACGCCCCAAATTAGCTACCACGAACACAACCGCCAAAGCCGTCTGGGGGAAGTGCTGCACCACCTGCAAGAACGGCAGCATTCCGTGGCGCTGGTCTCCGATGCCGGAATGCCCGGAATTTCCGATCCGGGCTACGAACTCGTCGCAGCCTGTGTAGAAGCGGATATTCCCGTGGTGCCGATCCCTGGCCCCACGGCGGCAATGACGGCGCTTTGTGTTTCCGGGCAACCGACGGATCGCTTTGTGTTTGAGGGATTTCTGCCCCTCAAGGGCACAGGGCGCACCGCCCGCCTAGAGGCTATCCAGCGGGAAGATCGCACGGTGATTCTCTACGAAGCGCCCCACAAACTGGTCAAAACCCTGGCGGATTTGCAGGAGCGTCTCGGCCCAGCTCGTCCCATCACCCTAGGTCGTGAGCTCACCAAACGGTTTGAAGAATTTTGGCGCGGCACCCTGGCAGAAGCCCTCGCCCACTACCAAACCCAGGATCCAAAGGGCGAATTTACTGTGATTATTCAGGGTGCCCCCCAGGGCGAAATCACCCTCACCGACGACGCCCTCCGCACCGAGCTAGAACGCCTCATCCGCCAAGGGCTTTCCCGCGCCGACGCCAGCCGCCAATTGGCCCAAGCCACTGGGCAACCCAAAAAGCGAATCTACCAGCTTTCCCTAGAGCTGGATGTGTAA
- a CDS encoding DUF3598 family protein → MASQWERLLKNQGVWVGSFTQVSPGGEILEDVPTEVALLAQDGGSLMRQEIRKWPTGQPIQETVLEYRSLGRGVLFCEDGAFSQGSIQWSPVSEFGAELGLIYGQERLRLALVFPRQASLGRLTLIREHLKGERPSLRSPLSVDSLLGTWVGRGTTVYPDYQPETALASRLMITDSGDTVTQTLSLDSGATLQSQGQRVGSTIQFSQGRQPVTVLLLPSGASATFPTAIVPGQPFFLEVGWLITPTLRQRLIRTYDERGTWVSLTQVMEEKLG, encoded by the coding sequence TTGGCGTCACAGTGGGAACGATTGCTGAAAAATCAGGGTGTATGGGTGGGATCGTTCACCCAGGTATCTCCAGGGGGGGAGATATTGGAGGATGTGCCGACGGAGGTAGCGTTGCTGGCCCAGGACGGGGGCAGTCTCATGCGTCAGGAGATTCGGAAGTGGCCAACAGGCCAACCGATACAAGAGACGGTGTTGGAGTATCGCTCCCTGGGACGAGGGGTGCTGTTCTGTGAGGATGGGGCATTTTCCCAAGGGTCGATTCAGTGGAGCCCGGTGAGTGAGTTTGGGGCGGAGCTGGGGTTGATCTATGGTCAGGAACGGCTGCGGCTGGCGCTGGTGTTTCCTCGGCAGGCGAGCTTGGGTCGGCTGACGCTGATTCGGGAGCATTTGAAGGGGGAACGTCCTAGTTTGCGCTCACCGCTCTCGGTGGATTCATTATTGGGGACTTGGGTGGGGCGAGGCACGACGGTTTACCCGGACTATCAGCCGGAGACGGCACTGGCCAGCCGCCTAATGATCACGGATAGCGGCGACACTGTGACTCAAACCCTGAGCCTCGATTCTGGGGCAACGCTGCAAAGTCAGGGCCAGCGGGTAGGTTCAACGATTCAGTTTAGTCAGGGGCGGCAGCCTGTGACGGTGCTGCTGCTACCCAGTGGGGCGTCGGCAACGTTTCCGACGGCGATTGTGCCGGGACAGCCGTTTTTCCTAGAGGTGGGCTGGCTGATTACCCCCACCCTACGGCAGCGCCTGATTCGTACCTATGACGAGCGCGGGACATGGGTGAGTTTGACCCAGGTAATGGAAGAAAAGCTGGGTTAG